A window of the Oncorhynchus mykiss isolate Arlee chromosome 15, USDA_OmykA_1.1, whole genome shotgun sequence genome harbors these coding sequences:
- the LOC118938836 gene encoding crystal protein-like — protein sequence MESCHCFLLLCSLVFAMSFAEEATFENEIDLTEFIRRISSSGLLVRDQPLAINRDLRFETNSLEELGDPEDSIPIWTDEEPVIQNTLNPRTTIPDIPDYGPIVLTNNGLIKGLTVEKSHIFYGIPYADPPVATYRWKPPRPVTPWPGVHDATYPRDACMQGCSGPISDRCPQKVSENCLYLNIFVPLDVNFSSPLLTTLPVMVWIHGGDFIAGSASKPLYDGRFISNFTHTVVVSMAYRLGAFGFLVSGKDPKTSATGNYGILDQQVALLWVQQNIALFGGDPSKVTMFGESAGAQSVSLHLMVQSSKPLFKQAVFQSLPFSIPLKTRHDALKLGRDFARQANCSVSDIVCLLSLSPQAVLAAQIKSSSKVVNPFRFLEIFETWGPYVDGELIKEQAVTAFQKGHWQKEKPVLLGTTSEEGVIFVYGVFTKPVSAVECTVYTAAIFKQHALRILHKYLPLYKDIDRRDMLAQIVTDYVFLCPSRKAARAGTKVGSAVWMYVFDHVISDHSVWSGLSFCYEHVCHGAELPFLFNTASMANFTLAPPERLLSNRMLCYWGTFAHTGDPALRMQQSGFCRQQRLPAWPRYSDTSSWLVMNFTVRSHAQVGTRDHICDFWDKLGIY from the exons ATGGAGAGCTGTCACTGTTTCTTGCTGCTTTGCTCACTGGTCTTTGCGATGTCTTTTGCAGAGGAGGCAACGTTTGAGAATGAGATCGACCTTACAGAGTTTATTAGAAGGATTTCTTCCTCTGGACTACTGGTCAGGGATCAGCCTCTGGCTATCAACAGAGACCTTCGCTTTGAAACAAACTCACTGGAGGAGCTTGGAGATCCAGAGGATTCCATTCCCATCTGGACTGATGAGGAACCAGTCATCCAGAATACACTCAACCCCAGGACTACCATCCCTGATATTCCTGACTATGGCCCCATAGTGTTGACCAACAATGGGTTGATCAAGGGACTCACAGTGGAAAAGTCCCACATATTTTATGGGATCCCGTACGCGGACCCACCTGTGGCCACGTACCGCTGGAAGCCCCCCAGACCGGTGACCCCGTGGCCGGGGGTCCACGACGCCACGTACCCGAGGGACGCGTGTATGCAAGGCTGCAGTGGCCCTATATCTGACAGGTGCCCTCAGAAG GTGAGTGAGAACTGCCTCTACCTCAACATATTTGTACCTCTGGATGTGAACTTCAGTTCCCCTTTACTGACAACCCTGCCAGTGATGGTGTGGATCCACGGGGGAGATTTCATTGCTGGCTCAGCCTCCAAGCCCCTGTACGATGGGAGGTTCATCAGTAACTTCACTCACACTGTGGTGGTGAGCATGGCGTATCGGCTAG GGGCGTTTGGTTTCCTCGTCTCGGGAAAAGACCCCAAAACCTCAGCAACCGGGAATTATGGGATCCTGGATCAGCAGGTTGCTCTTCTCTGGGTTCAACAAAACATTGCTCTGTTCGGAGGCGACCCCAGCAAG GTGACCATGTTTGGGGAGAGTGCAGGAGCCCAGTCAGTGAGCCTCCATCTGATGGTCCAGAGCAGTAAGCCCCTGTTCAAACAGGCTGTGTTCCAGAGCCTacccttctccatccctctcaagACCAG ACATGATGCCCTGAAGCTGGGGAGGGACTTTGCCAGACAGGCCAACTGCTCTGTGAGCGACATCGTGTGCCTGCTGTCCCTCAGTCCTCAGGCTGTCCTCGCTGCCCAGATTAAGTCAA gttcCAAAGTGGTGAATCCCTTCAGGTTCCTGGAGATCTTTGAAACCTGGGGGCCCTACGTGGATGGAGAGCTGATCAAGGAGCAGGCTGTGACTGCCTTCCAGAAGGGCCACTGGCAGAAGGAGAAACCAGTCCTCCTTG GAACCACTTCAGAGGAGGGGGTGATATTTGTGTACGGGGTCTTCACCAAGCCTGTGTCTGCGGTGGAGTGCACCGTCTACACCGCGGCCATCTTCAAACAGCACGCCCTCAGGATTCTACACAAGTACCTGCCCCTGTACAAGGACATTGACCGACGGGACATGCTGGCTCAG ATTGTGACAGACTACGTCTTCCTTTGCCCCTCCCGCAAGGCAGCCCGGGCAGGCACCAAAGTGGGCAGCGCCGTGTGGATGTACGTCTTCGACCATGTGATATCGGACCACAGTGTGTGGTCCGGTCTGTCCTTCTGCTACGAGCACGTGTGTCACGGCGCTGAGCTGCCCTTCCTCTTCAACACTGCCTCCATGGCTAACTTCACGCTGGCCCCACCCGAGAGGCTGCTGTCCAATCGGATGTTGTGTTACTGGGGGACATTCGCCCACACCGGGGACCCGGCCTTACGGATGCAACAGAGCGGCTTCTGTAGACAGCAGCGCCTGCCGGCCTGGCCCCGCTACTCGGACACCAGCTCCTGGTTGGTCATGAACTTCACTGTCCGCTCCCATGCCCAGGTGGGCACCAGGGACCATATCTGTGACTTCTGGGACAAGCTGGGCATCTATTAG
- the LOC110511775 gene encoding uncharacterized protein LOC110511775 isoform X1 has translation MIIDKEHRLCFCRTCFAFPFILFILVPHTISLGSCSSFTFSICWKISNNSLFGSWPEGHLWLNTTKLKSIWREDTFSSLTVATTVEHKLTLHYGVTVRKWIFSIFPGSHSIEFRSIHKPDQQPINSTLEALELFSTNEVFACENSTLYLYQDPNFILMLGHTVRYPLKLESRSTSMLLVSWKEKMQPPAAPVPVHSVSLYHSEMKAYAALSVDSTHSNHYRFTALESCSSYAACVGVAGSHSLTCLSTITDPEVPRHFQVTTWNSSSVTVSWDCPDNRKFSFFLVTVLYLNGTNHVLEERSFRHTLDTFVFSQSDLPPCSRVKFGLQTVCQAGTEARHSRMVLIKGNTVHSEIENLWQTSSGPDNYTLSWVVRNTSSISMFRIYHQGVLHYTTLLTSHTVASLLPCSQYLARVEALCGDSVVMSSKTVLARTGPRGVSELRYRPEDSTALWIGGTGQGLAFQYQLSYDNGSTIQQGRLMEPLLPLLGLIEGARYALDVWEECDGEWSADPALVCFDGVNVSVNALVLPVASTLRPNEDKVLAFIVPWLMVLDPKTEPWAELKRIYEKLLEELLKEYPIKTRVELVAFKELEGESKTKITFQGFDASITDVDLPLPPGEQLDHIQSLQPPNITVKDGIIYWDDPDECATPDLNRCDANSLCVNTLNSYTCVCQHGFYDVGPAFVPPPTPASHPVCYEKGMFTQCLTRSMAGGIAKAFLIGYFGGDVTVVLNEGRCTMEESETLYHFHVLRKPSQCGTIRLVNRTHIEFRNTLTVTLSRERTITRRDLKVIWKCIYPRNYVRNTQINVDLEWITSHSVVEYNSSHQLGLAMTMYSDNSFSYGYRDSIALHLSDVLFFEVALLTNNTFASEVLLEVISCWATESPDPQDETKGFFLLDGCPVDSTFHWLSVNGVSQRSRFSIHMFTMPKELPIYMHCLARICSHDEDCTTNCTTHRLSKRSTARWDPYINVAVVVSAGPLMVTPEAAPGTKLSNWDEALTMIYVVGGTMGVLMLTMLGVSATKAIMNYYERARPQ, from the exons ATGATTATTGATAAAGAACACCGACTTTGCTTTTGCAGGACCTGTTTCGCGTTTCCATTTATATTGTTCATTCTTGTACCTCACACGATATCTCTCG GAAGCTGCAGTAGTTTTACTTTCTCCATATGTTGGAAAATCAGCAACAACTCCTTGTTTGGGAG TTGGCCAGAAGGACATTTATGGTTGAACACCACCAAATTGAAATCCATTTGGAGAGAGGACACATTTTCATCTTTGACAGTTGCCACTACTGTGGAACACAAATTGACACTTCATTATGGTGTCACGGTTCGGAAGTGGATATTCTCCATCTTCCCAG GTTCACATTCCATTGAGTTCAGAAGTATACATAAACCTGACCAACAGCCCATCAATAGCACTCTG GAAGCCCTGGAGTTGTTCTCCACCAATGAGGTGTTTGCGTGTGAAAACAGCACTCTGTACCTCTATCAGGACCCAAACTTCATCCTCATGCTCG GTCACACCGTGCGCTACCCTTTGAAGCTGGAGTCCAGGAGTACCTCCATGTTACTGGTGTCCTGGAAAGAGAAGATGCAGCCCCCGGCTGCCCCTGTCCCCGTCCACTCTGTGTCCCTATACCACTCTGAGATGAAGGCCTACGCTGCCCTTAGTGTGGACAGTACCCACTCCAACCACTACCGCTTCACAGCCCTGGAATCCTGCAGTTCCTATGCTGCCTGTGTGGGGGTGGCAGGCAGCCACTCGCTTACCTGTCTCTCCACTATCACAG ACCCAGAAGTCCCCAGACATTTCCAGGTGACGACGTGGAACAGCAGCAGTGTCACAGTGTCCTGGGACTGTCCTGACAACCGCAAGTTCTCCTTCTTCCTTGTCACGGTCCTCTACCTCAATGGCACCAACCATGTATTGGAGGAGAGGTCATTCAGGCACACACTGGACACCTTTGTGTTCTCTCAATCTGACCTGCCGCCCTGTAGCAGGGTGAAGTTTGGCCTGCAGACGGTGTGCCAGGCAGGCACGGAGGCTCGCCACAGCAGAATGGTCCTCATCAAAGGGAATACTG TCCACTCAGAAATTGAGAACCTGTGGCAGACCTCCTCGGGGCCGGACAACTACACCCTGAGCTGGGTGGTGAGGAACACTTCTTCTATCTCCATGTTCAGGATCTACCACCAGGGGGTGCTCCACTACACCACCCTGCTCACCAGCCACACGGTGGCCAGCCTTCTGCCGTGCAGCCAGTACTTGGCTAGAGTAGAGGCGCTGTGTGGAGACAGCGTGGTCATGAGCTCCAAGACCGTACTCGCTCGCACAG GACCCAGAGGTGTTTCAGAACTGCGCTACCGTCCTGAGGACTCTACAGCGCTGTGGATTGGTGGGACCGGACAGGGCCTGGCCTTTCAGTACCAGCTGTCTTATGACAATGGCTCGACCATCCAGCAAGGCCGGCTGATGGAGCCTTTGCTCCCCCTCCTGGGGCTCATTGAGGGTGCGCGCTATGCCCTGGACGTGTGGGAAGAGTGTGACGGCGAGTGGAGCGCTGACCCGGCCCTGGTGTGTTTCGATGGAGTCAACGTTTCCGTCAACGCCCTCGTGCTGCCGGTGGCGTCCACCCTGAGGCCGAATGAAGACAAAG TTCTAGCCTTTATTGTGCCTTGGTTAATGGTGTTGGACCCAAAGACTGAGCCCTGGGCTGAGCTGAAGCGCATCTACGAAAAACTA CTGGAGGAGCTTTTGAAAGAGTACCCAATTAAGACCCGGGTGGAGTTGGTTGCGTTCAAGGAGCTGGAAGGCGAATCCAAAACTAAGATTACCTTTCAAGGCTTTGACGCTTCCATAACCGACGTAGACTTACCGCTACCACCTGGCGAGCAGCTGGACCATATCCAGTCCCTCCAGCCGCCCAATATCACAGTCAAGGACGGGATCATCTACTGGGATG ACCCAGATGAGTGTGCGACGCCTGACCTGAACAGGTGTGATGCCAACTCTTTGTGCGTCAACACTCTGAACTCCTATACCTGTGTGTGTCAACATGGCTTCTATGACGTCGGGCCCGCCTTCGTTCCCCCTCCTACCCCTGCCtcacatcctgtctgttatg AAAAAGGGATGTTCACCCAGTGCCTGACGAGATCGATGGCCGGAGGTATCGCCAAAGCCTTCCTGATTGGCTACTTTGGTGGTGACGTGACGGTTGTCTTGAATGAAGGCCGTTGTACCATGGAGGAGAGCGAGACACTCTACCACTTCCACGTGTTGCGTAAACCCTCGCAGTGTGGAACGATACGGCTG gtgaacAGAACACACATCGAGTTCCGGAATACTCTGACAGTGACCTTGAGCAGAGAGAGGACCATCACACGAAGAGATCTCAAGGTTATCTGGAAGTGCATCTACCCCCGGAACTATGTCCGCAACACCCAGATAAACGTAGATCTGGAGTG gATCACCTCCCACTCTGTGGTGGAGTACAACTCCTCCCATCAGCTGGGGCTGGCCATGACCATGTACAGCGACAACTCCTTCTCCTACGGCTACAGAGACTCCATCGCCCTCCACCTCAGCGACGTACTCTTCTTCGAGGTGGCCCTCCTGACAAACAACACGTTCGCCTCGGAGGTCCTGCTAGAAGTGATTTCCTGCTGGGCCACAGAGAGCCCGGATCCACAAGACGAAACCAAGGGCTTCTTTCTCCTAGATGG CTGCCCTGTTGACAGCACCTTTCATTGGCTGTCTGTGAACGGTGTGTCACAGAGGAGCAGATTCTCCATTCACATGTTCACTATGCCCAAGGAGTTACCCATCTACATGCACTGCCTGGCCCGGATATGCAGTCACGATGAGGACTGTACTACG AACTGTACCACCCACAGACTTTCAAAGAGATCAACAGCTAGATGGGATCCATACATCAATGTAGCTGTGGTCGTGTCTGCAGGACCACTGATGGTCACCCCCGAGGCGGCACCAGGGACCAAACTCTCCAACT GGGATGAGGCTTTGACAATGATCTACGTCGTGGGAGGAACCATGGGTGTCTTGATGTTGACGATGCTTGGTGTGAGCGCAACAAAGGCTATAATGAATTATTATGAGAGAGCAAGGCCTCAATAA
- the LOC110511775 gene encoding uncharacterized protein LOC110511775 isoform X2 → MTCFAFPFILFILVPHTISLGSCSSFTFSICWKISNNSLFGSWPEGHLWLNTTKLKSIWREDTFSSLTVATTVEHKLTLHYGVTVRKWIFSIFPGSHSIEFRSIHKPDQQPINSTLEALELFSTNEVFACENSTLYLYQDPNFILMLGHTVRYPLKLESRSTSMLLVSWKEKMQPPAAPVPVHSVSLYHSEMKAYAALSVDSTHSNHYRFTALESCSSYAACVGVAGSHSLTCLSTITDPEVPRHFQVTTWNSSSVTVSWDCPDNRKFSFFLVTVLYLNGTNHVLEERSFRHTLDTFVFSQSDLPPCSRVKFGLQTVCQAGTEARHSRMVLIKGNTVHSEIENLWQTSSGPDNYTLSWVVRNTSSISMFRIYHQGVLHYTTLLTSHTVASLLPCSQYLARVEALCGDSVVMSSKTVLARTGPRGVSELRYRPEDSTALWIGGTGQGLAFQYQLSYDNGSTIQQGRLMEPLLPLLGLIEGARYALDVWEECDGEWSADPALVCFDGVNVSVNALVLPVASTLRPNEDKVLAFIVPWLMVLDPKTEPWAELKRIYEKLLEELLKEYPIKTRVELVAFKELEGESKTKITFQGFDASITDVDLPLPPGEQLDHIQSLQPPNITVKDGIIYWDDPDECATPDLNRCDANSLCVNTLNSYTCVCQHGFYDVGPAFVPPPTPASHPVCYEKGMFTQCLTRSMAGGIAKAFLIGYFGGDVTVVLNEGRCTMEESETLYHFHVLRKPSQCGTIRLVNRTHIEFRNTLTVTLSRERTITRRDLKVIWKCIYPRNYVRNTQINVDLEWITSHSVVEYNSSHQLGLAMTMYSDNSFSYGYRDSIALHLSDVLFFEVALLTNNTFASEVLLEVISCWATESPDPQDETKGFFLLDGCPVDSTFHWLSVNGVSQRSRFSIHMFTMPKELPIYMHCLARICSHDEDCTTNCTTHRLSKRSTARWDPYINVAVVVSAGPLMVTPEAAPGTKLSNWDEALTMIYVVGGTMGVLMLTMLGVSATKAIMNYYERARPQ, encoded by the exons AT GACCTGTTTCGCGTTTCCATTTATATTGTTCATTCTTGTACCTCACACGATATCTCTCG GAAGCTGCAGTAGTTTTACTTTCTCCATATGTTGGAAAATCAGCAACAACTCCTTGTTTGGGAG TTGGCCAGAAGGACATTTATGGTTGAACACCACCAAATTGAAATCCATTTGGAGAGAGGACACATTTTCATCTTTGACAGTTGCCACTACTGTGGAACACAAATTGACACTTCATTATGGTGTCACGGTTCGGAAGTGGATATTCTCCATCTTCCCAG GTTCACATTCCATTGAGTTCAGAAGTATACATAAACCTGACCAACAGCCCATCAATAGCACTCTG GAAGCCCTGGAGTTGTTCTCCACCAATGAGGTGTTTGCGTGTGAAAACAGCACTCTGTACCTCTATCAGGACCCAAACTTCATCCTCATGCTCG GTCACACCGTGCGCTACCCTTTGAAGCTGGAGTCCAGGAGTACCTCCATGTTACTGGTGTCCTGGAAAGAGAAGATGCAGCCCCCGGCTGCCCCTGTCCCCGTCCACTCTGTGTCCCTATACCACTCTGAGATGAAGGCCTACGCTGCCCTTAGTGTGGACAGTACCCACTCCAACCACTACCGCTTCACAGCCCTGGAATCCTGCAGTTCCTATGCTGCCTGTGTGGGGGTGGCAGGCAGCCACTCGCTTACCTGTCTCTCCACTATCACAG ACCCAGAAGTCCCCAGACATTTCCAGGTGACGACGTGGAACAGCAGCAGTGTCACAGTGTCCTGGGACTGTCCTGACAACCGCAAGTTCTCCTTCTTCCTTGTCACGGTCCTCTACCTCAATGGCACCAACCATGTATTGGAGGAGAGGTCATTCAGGCACACACTGGACACCTTTGTGTTCTCTCAATCTGACCTGCCGCCCTGTAGCAGGGTGAAGTTTGGCCTGCAGACGGTGTGCCAGGCAGGCACGGAGGCTCGCCACAGCAGAATGGTCCTCATCAAAGGGAATACTG TCCACTCAGAAATTGAGAACCTGTGGCAGACCTCCTCGGGGCCGGACAACTACACCCTGAGCTGGGTGGTGAGGAACACTTCTTCTATCTCCATGTTCAGGATCTACCACCAGGGGGTGCTCCACTACACCACCCTGCTCACCAGCCACACGGTGGCCAGCCTTCTGCCGTGCAGCCAGTACTTGGCTAGAGTAGAGGCGCTGTGTGGAGACAGCGTGGTCATGAGCTCCAAGACCGTACTCGCTCGCACAG GACCCAGAGGTGTTTCAGAACTGCGCTACCGTCCTGAGGACTCTACAGCGCTGTGGATTGGTGGGACCGGACAGGGCCTGGCCTTTCAGTACCAGCTGTCTTATGACAATGGCTCGACCATCCAGCAAGGCCGGCTGATGGAGCCTTTGCTCCCCCTCCTGGGGCTCATTGAGGGTGCGCGCTATGCCCTGGACGTGTGGGAAGAGTGTGACGGCGAGTGGAGCGCTGACCCGGCCCTGGTGTGTTTCGATGGAGTCAACGTTTCCGTCAACGCCCTCGTGCTGCCGGTGGCGTCCACCCTGAGGCCGAATGAAGACAAAG TTCTAGCCTTTATTGTGCCTTGGTTAATGGTGTTGGACCCAAAGACTGAGCCCTGGGCTGAGCTGAAGCGCATCTACGAAAAACTA CTGGAGGAGCTTTTGAAAGAGTACCCAATTAAGACCCGGGTGGAGTTGGTTGCGTTCAAGGAGCTGGAAGGCGAATCCAAAACTAAGATTACCTTTCAAGGCTTTGACGCTTCCATAACCGACGTAGACTTACCGCTACCACCTGGCGAGCAGCTGGACCATATCCAGTCCCTCCAGCCGCCCAATATCACAGTCAAGGACGGGATCATCTACTGGGATG ACCCAGATGAGTGTGCGACGCCTGACCTGAACAGGTGTGATGCCAACTCTTTGTGCGTCAACACTCTGAACTCCTATACCTGTGTGTGTCAACATGGCTTCTATGACGTCGGGCCCGCCTTCGTTCCCCCTCCTACCCCTGCCtcacatcctgtctgttatg AAAAAGGGATGTTCACCCAGTGCCTGACGAGATCGATGGCCGGAGGTATCGCCAAAGCCTTCCTGATTGGCTACTTTGGTGGTGACGTGACGGTTGTCTTGAATGAAGGCCGTTGTACCATGGAGGAGAGCGAGACACTCTACCACTTCCACGTGTTGCGTAAACCCTCGCAGTGTGGAACGATACGGCTG gtgaacAGAACACACATCGAGTTCCGGAATACTCTGACAGTGACCTTGAGCAGAGAGAGGACCATCACACGAAGAGATCTCAAGGTTATCTGGAAGTGCATCTACCCCCGGAACTATGTCCGCAACACCCAGATAAACGTAGATCTGGAGTG gATCACCTCCCACTCTGTGGTGGAGTACAACTCCTCCCATCAGCTGGGGCTGGCCATGACCATGTACAGCGACAACTCCTTCTCCTACGGCTACAGAGACTCCATCGCCCTCCACCTCAGCGACGTACTCTTCTTCGAGGTGGCCCTCCTGACAAACAACACGTTCGCCTCGGAGGTCCTGCTAGAAGTGATTTCCTGCTGGGCCACAGAGAGCCCGGATCCACAAGACGAAACCAAGGGCTTCTTTCTCCTAGATGG CTGCCCTGTTGACAGCACCTTTCATTGGCTGTCTGTGAACGGTGTGTCACAGAGGAGCAGATTCTCCATTCACATGTTCACTATGCCCAAGGAGTTACCCATCTACATGCACTGCCTGGCCCGGATATGCAGTCACGATGAGGACTGTACTACG AACTGTACCACCCACAGACTTTCAAAGAGATCAACAGCTAGATGGGATCCATACATCAATGTAGCTGTGGTCGTGTCTGCAGGACCACTGATGGTCACCCCCGAGGCGGCACCAGGGACCAAACTCTCCAACT GGGATGAGGCTTTGACAATGATCTACGTCGTGGGAGGAACCATGGGTGTCTTGATGTTGACGATGCTTGGTGTGAGCGCAACAAAGGCTATAATGAATTATTATGAGAGAGCAAGGCCTCAATAA